One window of the Populus nigra chromosome 4, ddPopNigr1.1, whole genome shotgun sequence genome contains the following:
- the LOC133691350 gene encoding uncharacterized protein LOC133691350, whose protein sequence is MKTQETERINEEGEAETRVETVDHRTSAGKGESTDEKVGVVHLKRNTRDSGSGGGILSSAAAAVTNTFKSAKDAIMGGRGKDNTTK, encoded by the exons ATGAAGACACAG GAGACTGAAAGGATAAACGAAGAAGGTGAAGCTGAAACCAGGGTGGAGACTGTCGATCACCGGACTTCAGCGGGGAAAGGCGAATCCACCGATGAGAAAGTGGGGGTGGTTCATCTTAAGCGCAACACGAGGGATTCTGGCAGTGGTGGTGGAATTTTGTCTAGCGCAGCTGCTGCAGTGACTAACACCTTCAAGTCTGCAAAGGATGCCATCATGGGCGGTCGTGGCAAAGATAACACCACCAAATGA
- the LOC133691349 gene encoding probable isoaspartyl peptidase/L-asparaginase 2 produces the protein MGGWAIAVHGGAGVDPNLPRERQEEAKKLLARCLDLGISALRSNLPAIDVVELVVRELETDPLFNSGRGSALTENGTVEMEASIMDGPKRRCGAVSGLTTVKNPISLARLVMEQSPHSYLAFSGAEEFARQQGVETVDNGYFITEENLGMLKLAKEANSILFDYRIPAVGLESCSVGPPDDNLLAMNGLPISLYAPETVGCVVVDSQGRCAAATSTGGLMNKMAGRIGDSPLIGAGTYACDLCGVSCTGEGEAIIRGTLARDVAAVMEYKGLSLQEAVDFVVNERLDEGRAGLIAVSRNGEVACRFNTNAMFRGFATEDGFTEVGIWD, from the exons ATGGGAGGGTGGGCTATAGCGGTGCATGGAGGCGCTGGTGTCGACCCAAATCTCCCACGAGAGAGACAAGAGGAGGCCAAAAAACTCCTCGCTCGCTGCCTTGATCTTGGCATCTCTGCTCTTCGCTCTAATCTCCCCGCTATCGATGTTGTCGAACTTGTT GTGAGAGAATTGGAAACGGATCCTCTGTTTAATTCTGGGCGTGGATCTGCTTTAACAGAGAATGGAACAGTGGAAATGGAAGCCAGCATAATGGACGGGCCAAAGAGAAGATGCGGTGCCGTATCTGGTTTAACAACAGTGAAAAACCCAATCTCTCTCGCAAGACTTGTGATGGAGCAATCTCCTCACTCCTATCTTGCTTTTTCTGGCGCTGAGGAATTTGCCAGGCAACAG GGTGTTGAGACGGTGGACAATGGCTATTTTATAACGGAGGAAAACCTGGGGATGTTGAAGTTAGCAAAAGAAGCCAACTCCATCCTG TTTGATTACAGGATCCCAGCCGTTGGATTGGAAAGCTGCAGTGTGGGGCCCCCTGATGACAATCTCTTGGCAATGAACGGACTCCCAATCAGCCTGTATGCGCCAGAAACAGTGGGGTGTGTGGTGGTGGACAGCCAAGGGAGGTGCGCTGCAGCCACGTCGACAGGTGGgctcatgaacaaaatggcagGTCGTATTGGTGACTCGCCCCTGATCGGTGCTGGGACCTACGCTTGTGATCTTTGTGGGGTCTCTTGCACAGGAGAAGGAGAGGCCATCATACGTGGGACACTAGCGCGCGATGTAGCGGCGGTGATGGAGTACAAGGGATTGAGCCTGCAAGAAGCAGTGGATTTTGTTGTGAATGAGAGGCTTGATGAAGGGCGAGCTGGTTTGATAGCAGTATCCAGAAACGGGGAAGTGGCGTGTCGTTTTAACACGAACGCGATGTTTAGGGGATTTGCCACTGAAGATGGTTTCACGGAAGTCGGTATCTGGGACTGA